The following are encoded in a window of Candidatus Jordarchaeales archaeon genomic DNA:
- the carB gene encoding carbamoyl-phosphate synthase (glutamine-hydrolyzing) large subunit produces the protein MPRFEWIKKVLILGSGAIRIGQAGEFDYSGSQALKALKEEGIQTVLINPNVATIQTDLRMADKVYLLPVTVDFVREVIERERPDGILLGFGGQTALNCGVELADKGILEKYGVEVLGTPIESIKATEDRELFRRAMIEAKVPVLESAPATSVEEALEVAERIGYPVIVRVAYTLGGKGSGVARNPNELTEIASRGLAQSMIRQILIEKYVGKWKEIEYEVVRDYEDNCITVCNMENIDPMGVHTGDSIVVAPSQTLTNREYHLLREAAIKAVRYLRIVGECNIQFALHPKSEEFYAIEINARLSRSSALASKATGYPLAYIAAKLAIGYTLPELMNKVTMITTACFEPALDYVIVKFPRWDLQKFINVSRSIGPQMKSVGEVMAIGRCFEEAIQKAVRMLDIGKVGVVGNVDEEKPEPIEHIEYILANPTDERFFKIVKALKYGLSVERIYELSGIDPWFIHKIKNIVDMEKELKEAGRRGIDRLSEEELRDLVSRAKRLGFSDKQIASYFGMDELEVRRLRKRLGVIPVVKQIDTLAAEWPAKTNYLYLTYGGSEDDVSFEGEDKVIVLGAGTYRIGSSVEFDWCCVNTVFALKKNGVKEVIIVNYNPETVSTDYDISDKLYFEELTFERVLDIYEKENPRGVIVSVGGQIPNNIAHKLARAGVRIFGTAGEDVDRAEDRAKFSALLESLGIPQPPWSKLTSLEEAKEFARKVGYPVLVRPSYVLSGAAMRVAYTEEQLEDFLVLASSVSREHPVVISKFIEGAREVEVDGVSDGEDTLIGAIIEHVEDAGVHSGDATMIIPPFSLTEEVIKMIEEYTCKIASALRIKGPFNIQYLVKDGKVYVIECNLRASRSMPYVSKTIGVNLMEVAVPVMLGKKLRELNVKVPRRLPHYGVKVPQFSFMRLDGADPVLGVEMMSTGEVACLGDTLEEAFLKALLAAEFEVPLNSGRILVTVGGKALKQEMIPIARKLAEMGYEIYATEHTAEALINAGIKDVKVVYKISEPQRKPNIRDLILERKIDLVINIPRTGTLEKYADMMKDEYMIRRKATEYNIPVITNIKMAKSLVAALENLRKSGRKLSAKSLNEYLEALKLTEKKLAVCDGG, from the coding sequence GGAGTCGAGCTAGCTGATAAGGGGATCTTGGAGAAGTATGGCGTTGAGGTTCTCGGAACCCCTATAGAATCGATAAAAGCTACCGAGGACAGGGAGCTGTTCAGGAGGGCGATGATAGAAGCCAAAGTACCCGTACTCGAGAGCGCGCCTGCAACGTCTGTTGAGGAGGCTCTTGAAGTAGCTGAGAGAATAGGGTACCCTGTAATAGTGAGGGTTGCATACACCCTTGGTGGGAAAGGTTCAGGCGTAGCACGCAACCCCAATGAGCTAACTGAGATAGCCAGCAGAGGACTTGCACAGAGCATGATTAGGCAGATTCTAATCGAGAAATATGTTGGAAAGTGGAAGGAGATCGAGTACGAGGTGGTCAGGGACTACGAAGACAACTGTATTACAGTGTGTAACATGGAGAACATCGACCCAATGGGTGTCCACACAGGGGACTCGATAGTCGTCGCTCCAAGCCAGACCCTCACGAACAGAGAGTACCACCTTTTAAGGGAGGCGGCAATAAAGGCGGTGAGATATCTGCGCATAGTCGGGGAGTGCAACATACAATTCGCCCTCCACCCCAAGAGCGAGGAGTTCTACGCGATAGAGATAAACGCCAGGCTGTCGCGCTCATCAGCCCTAGCTTCAAAGGCAACCGGATATCCCTTGGCGTACATAGCCGCCAAGCTAGCGATAGGTTACACGCTGCCCGAACTAATGAACAAGGTTACCATGATAACCACCGCATGCTTTGAGCCAGCCTTAGACTATGTAATTGTGAAGTTCCCCCGCTGGGATCTGCAGAAGTTCATCAATGTTAGCCGCAGCATAGGCCCGCAGATGAAGAGCGTCGGGGAGGTCATGGCTATAGGGCGCTGCTTCGAGGAAGCTATACAGAAAGCTGTCAGGATGCTCGATATAGGGAAGGTCGGCGTCGTAGGAAACGTCGACGAGGAAAAGCCGGAGCCTATAGAACACATAGAGTACATACTTGCTAACCCAACAGATGAACGCTTCTTCAAGATAGTCAAGGCGTTAAAGTACGGTTTGAGCGTGGAGAGAATTTACGAGCTTAGCGGAATAGACCCATGGTTCATCCACAAGATAAAGAACATAGTGGACATGGAAAAGGAGCTTAAGGAAGCGGGGAGGAGGGGTATCGACAGGCTCAGTGAAGAGGAGCTGAGGGATTTAGTCTCGAGGGCGAAGAGGCTCGGCTTCTCAGACAAGCAGATTGCAAGCTACTTCGGTATGGATGAGCTTGAGGTTAGGAGACTGAGGAAGAGACTGGGAGTAATACCGGTAGTTAAGCAAATTGACACGCTGGCGGCGGAGTGGCCTGCAAAGACAAACTATCTCTACTTAACTTACGGTGGTAGCGAAGACGACGTATCGTTCGAAGGCGAGGACAAGGTTATTGTTCTTGGCGCTGGGACGTACAGGATAGGAAGCTCTGTAGAGTTTGACTGGTGTTGCGTCAACACGGTTTTCGCCCTAAAGAAGAACGGCGTGAAAGAAGTTATAATCGTGAACTACAACCCTGAAACTGTATCAACAGACTACGACATAAGCGACAAACTATACTTTGAGGAGCTGACTTTTGAGAGGGTCCTCGACATATACGAGAAAGAGAACCCAAGAGGAGTAATAGTGTCAGTTGGAGGGCAGATCCCGAACAACATAGCCCACAAGCTCGCCAGGGCGGGGGTCAGAATATTCGGGACGGCGGGCGAGGACGTTGATAGGGCGGAAGACAGGGCTAAGTTTAGCGCTCTCTTAGAGAGCCTCGGCATACCGCAACCGCCGTGGAGCAAGCTAACATCACTTGAGGAAGCAAAGGAGTTCGCGAGAAAAGTTGGGTACCCCGTCCTCGTGCGTCCCAGCTACGTCCTGTCTGGCGCCGCTATGAGAGTAGCCTATACTGAGGAGCAACTCGAGGACTTCCTCGTTTTAGCCTCATCTGTCTCGCGCGAGCACCCTGTAGTGATATCGAAGTTCATAGAAGGAGCGAGAGAGGTTGAAGTTGACGGGGTAAGCGATGGAGAGGATACACTCATAGGAGCCATAATAGAGCACGTGGAGGACGCGGGCGTGCACTCCGGGGACGCCACAATGATCATACCGCCCTTCAGCCTCACAGAGGAAGTAATCAAGATGATAGAGGAATACACATGCAAGATAGCTTCCGCTCTTAGGATAAAGGGCCCGTTCAACATACAATACCTTGTCAAGGACGGGAAAGTGTACGTCATAGAGTGCAACCTGAGGGCGTCCCGCTCCATGCCCTATGTCAGCAAGACGATAGGAGTCAACCTCATGGAAGTGGCCGTCCCAGTCATGCTTGGAAAGAAGCTGAGGGAGCTGAACGTTAAAGTCCCCCGCCGTCTTCCACACTACGGCGTAAAGGTACCGCAGTTCTCGTTCATGAGGCTTGACGGAGCGGACCCAGTGCTCGGCGTCGAAATGATGTCAACGGGTGAAGTGGCCTGCTTGGGCGACACACTAGAAGAAGCGTTCCTTAAAGCCCTCTTAGCAGCAGAGTTCGAGGTCCCATTGAACAGTGGCAGAATACTGGTGACGGTTGGTGGTAAAGCGCTTAAACAGGAGATGATCCCCATAGCTAGGAAGCTTGCCGAGATGGGGTACGAGATATATGCCACCGAGCACACTGCTGAGGCGCTCATTAATGCGGGGATAAAGGACGTGAAAGTGGTCTACAAGATAAGTGAGCCGCAGAGGAAGCCCAACATAAGGGACTTGATCCTCGAAAGGAAGATAGACTTGGTCATCAACATCCCGAGAACTGGGACGCTTGAAAAGTACGCTGACATGATGAAGGACGAGTATATGATAAGGAGGAAGGCGACTGAGTACAATATACCGGTCATCACGAACATAAAGATGGCTAAGAGTCTCGTCGCGGCACTTGAAAACTTGAGGAAGAGCGGAAGGAAGCTCTCGGCAAAATCCCTTAACGAGTACCTTGAAGCCCTGAAGCTTACCGAGAAAAAGCTCGCTGTCTGTGATGGTGGATAG
- a CDS encoding FAD-binding oxidoreductase has protein sequence MSRGYGKVDEEVLSRLVDALGERNVKTDVVERYAYSTDASLFSSLPDVVVTPESCSQVVEVVKIASEKRIPVTPRGGGTGLCGGAVPVYGGIVVDMSKMNRILEVDLENFCVVTEAGVTPENLNKELAKHGFFFPPSPGSKRMCTIGGMIATNAGGMHAVKYGVTRNFVLGLKLVIPPGEVLNLGGKVLKRCLGYDLIQLVVGSEGTLGIITEATLRILPLPEESAVVVAFFDDISTAAKVVNAVLRRVVPSAIEILDSRSIEAVNRYMPSLNLPQAGAALYFEVEGSRPEVERQVQVIVEACKAHGGRIEWTTDPKEKEKLLAGREVVGGAIMNVDQRRVRVYEAEDVCVPIAQLPRFVEEAHRISEKYGVPVCIYGHAGDGNCHSGIMIDPTNREEWVKMRAMAKEIYELAVRLGGNISGEHGIGLLRAGYMESINERALQLMRKVKEAFDPQGILNPGKMGLD, from the coding sequence TTGAGCAGGGGTTATGGTAAGGTTGACGAGGAAGTGCTTAGCAGGCTGGTCGATGCTTTAGGCGAAAGGAACGTTAAAACAGACGTTGTCGAAAGGTACGCTTACTCAACTGATGCGTCACTTTTCAGCTCGCTTCCAGACGTTGTGGTGACGCCGGAGAGCTGCAGCCAAGTTGTGGAAGTAGTAAAGATAGCCTCGGAAAAACGTATCCCGGTGACGCCTAGAGGCGGCGGGACAGGGCTGTGTGGTGGAGCGGTCCCCGTTTACGGTGGGATAGTCGTCGACATGAGCAAGATGAACAGGATACTGGAGGTGGACCTTGAAAACTTCTGTGTCGTCACCGAAGCCGGGGTTACCCCTGAAAATCTCAATAAGGAGCTTGCGAAACATGGCTTCTTCTTCCCTCCTTCTCCTGGAAGCAAGAGGATGTGCACAATAGGAGGCATGATCGCAACCAACGCTGGCGGAATGCACGCGGTGAAATACGGTGTCACAAGGAACTTCGTACTCGGACTAAAGCTGGTTATCCCTCCAGGAGAAGTCTTAAACTTAGGCGGCAAGGTTCTCAAGAGGTGTCTGGGCTATGATCTGATTCAGCTTGTCGTCGGCTCTGAGGGGACCCTTGGCATAATCACCGAGGCGACGCTCAGGATACTGCCGTTGCCCGAGGAGTCAGCGGTCGTTGTCGCCTTCTTCGACGACATTTCTACCGCAGCTAAAGTGGTTAATGCCGTGCTCAGGAGGGTTGTACCCTCGGCGATAGAAATCCTGGATAGTAGATCGATAGAGGCTGTGAACCGCTATATGCCGTCACTCAACTTGCCACAGGCGGGGGCAGCCCTGTACTTCGAGGTTGAAGGAAGCAGGCCGGAGGTTGAAAGGCAGGTGCAAGTGATAGTGGAGGCGTGTAAGGCGCATGGTGGGAGAATTGAGTGGACCACCGATCCGAAGGAGAAGGAAAAGCTCTTGGCTGGAAGGGAAGTTGTCGGAGGAGCAATAATGAACGTAGATCAGAGGAGGGTGAGGGTTTACGAAGCCGAAGACGTCTGCGTCCCCATAGCTCAGCTCCCCCGCTTCGTTGAGGAGGCACACCGCATCTCGGAAAAGTACGGGGTTCCCGTCTGCATATATGGACACGCTGGGGATGGCAACTGTCACTCCGGCATAATGATAGACCCAACTAACAGGGAGGAGTGGGTGAAGATGCGGGCGATGGCGAAGGAGATTTACGAACTAGCTGTGAGGCTTGGTGGGAACATAAGTGGGGAGCACGGAATAGGGCTGCTGAGGGCAGGGTACATGGAGAGCATAAATGAGAGAGCACTGCAGTTGATGAGAAAAGTGAAAGAGGCGTTTGACCCCCAGGGAATTCTCAACCCGGGGAAGATGGGGCTCGACTGA
- a CDS encoding Ni/Fe hydrogenase subunit alpha produces MSKKEKTVVIEPATRLEGHANVVIELDEKGGVKDLKFCVTLTRMFEKFLEGRLAEEAPILTPRICGICPVPHHVCSVEAVEAAWDVEPPSAAVKLRDLMMQGKQISSHALHFYALAAPDFLAGPFADPSIRNLVGVFKHMPDAVKKAIALMRIGQEIVKTIGGRSVHPVTGVPGGQAKRLTEEERDRLLKLIDEAEGLMDFTIEVARKVVEGYLDVITKLGVVPTYYVGLNVNGVHTIYDRKATVRVMDPEGKIVADFPKKDYLQYVGEHVAPHSYATHIFFKPAGYPEGIWRAGPLARLNVADKMETPRAQELLKEFRDAVGRPCHATLAYNWARIVELMEAIEKARKLLEDPEIVSSDVKRADVRPREGNGVAIVEAPRGTLIYNYWTDDEGVIRKANLIVATNNNIAAVEKSMLVAAKQVLEERIHEKLKFPEPWFK; encoded by the coding sequence ATGAGCAAGAAGGAAAAGACTGTTGTTATCGAGCCTGCGACAAGGCTTGAAGGACACGCGAATGTGGTAATCGAGCTGGACGAGAAAGGCGGAGTAAAGGACCTTAAGTTCTGTGTTACGCTGACACGTATGTTCGAAAAGTTCCTTGAGGGCAGGCTTGCTGAAGAAGCACCAATACTGACGCCACGTATCTGCGGCATATGCCCCGTGCCCCACCACGTCTGCTCGGTTGAGGCTGTTGAAGCAGCATGGGATGTTGAACCGCCCAGCGCTGCCGTGAAGCTTAGAGACCTGATGATGCAAGGTAAGCAGATTTCAAGTCACGCTCTACACTTCTACGCTCTAGCCGCCCCGGACTTCCTCGCTGGACCGTTCGCCGACCCGTCGATTAGAAACCTTGTAGGTGTTTTCAAGCATATGCCCGACGCTGTCAAGAAAGCCATCGCTCTGATGAGGATTGGCCAAGAGATTGTTAAGACCATCGGAGGCCGCTCAGTTCACCCGGTGACTGGTGTTCCGGGCGGTCAAGCGAAAAGGCTTACTGAGGAGGAGCGGGACAGGCTGCTAAAGCTCATCGACGAAGCAGAGGGACTTATGGACTTCACTATTGAAGTTGCGAGGAAAGTTGTTGAAGGCTACTTGGACGTGATCACGAAGCTTGGCGTAGTTCCAACCTACTATGTTGGGCTGAATGTTAACGGTGTTCACACAATTTACGACAGGAAAGCAACCGTCAGGGTTATGGACCCTGAAGGTAAGATTGTGGCAGACTTCCCGAAGAAAGACTACTTGCAGTATGTTGGCGAGCACGTTGCTCCTCACTCCTACGCGACACACATATTCTTCAAGCCTGCAGGGTACCCCGAAGGTATATGGCGAGCCGGCCCACTAGCTAGGCTCAACGTAGCTGACAAGATGGAGACTCCCAGAGCTCAGGAGCTGCTTAAGGAGTTCAGGGACGCTGTTGGGAGGCCATGCCACGCAACGCTGGCTTACAACTGGGCTAGGATAGTCGAGCTAATGGAAGCCATAGAGAAAGCCAGGAAGCTCCTAGAAGACCCTGAGATAGTTAGCTCCGATGTTAAGCGTGCCGACGTGCGTCCAAGGGAGGGTAACGGTGTAGCTATCGTCGAGGCGCCACGTGGAACATTGATATACAACTATTGGACTGACGATGAAGGTGTAATAAGGAAGGCGAACCTTATCGTGGCGACTAACAACAACATCGCCGCGGTTGAAAAGTCGATGTTGGTCGCAGCTAAGCAGGTTCTGGAGGAAAGAATTCACGAGAAGCTTAAGTTCCCGGAGCCTTGGTTTAAGTAG
- a CDS encoding F420-nonreducing hydrogenase, translating to MPVKVMFVQLASCWGCHQSLVDLHETLADVLPQLEIVYWHTVVDYKLHDVEKLPDGSVDVGFTEGFCRTEEDLYLLKLARQKCKLLVSYGTCSTYGGSPALLNLYQIDEGLKRKFMEAESVVDKKIPDMHVPKMLEYVKPNREYVKYDLFLPGCPPEPPLIAEVVTSLLRGEMPKLKERTLCDECPRVKSEVITIKKVKRAFEGIPDPEKCLLEQGYICMGPATREGCGAVCTRAGVPCRGCMGPGPNVLDQGAKMLSALASIVDYESVSPEELVQSVKDVVGTFSKFTLPSSIIPKAVSKKK from the coding sequence ATGCCTGTAAAGGTTATGTTTGTACAACTCGCCTCTTGTTGGGGGTGCCACCAGAGTCTCGTAGACTTACATGAAACCCTCGCCGACGTCCTACCTCAACTTGAAATAGTATACTGGCACACCGTAGTAGACTACAAGTTGCATGACGTTGAAAAGCTCCCCGACGGCTCGGTCGACGTAGGGTTCACCGAGGGCTTCTGTAGGACGGAAGAAGACTTATACTTGTTGAAACTTGCAAGGCAGAAGTGCAAGCTGCTCGTATCATACGGCACCTGTTCGACTTACGGCGGAAGCCCAGCGCTGCTAAACCTCTACCAGATAGATGAAGGCTTAAAGCGGAAGTTCATGGAAGCCGAAAGCGTTGTCGACAAGAAAATCCCGGACATGCATGTCCCCAAGATGCTCGAGTACGTTAAGCCAAACCGCGAGTACGTTAAATACGACCTCTTCCTTCCGGGATGCCCGCCCGAGCCGCCCCTGATAGCTGAAGTGGTCACCAGCTTACTAAGAGGAGAAATGCCAAAGCTCAAGGAAAGGACGCTTTGTGACGAATGCCCACGCGTCAAATCGGAAGTCATAACCATAAAGAAGGTTAAGAGGGCGTTTGAAGGCATACCTGACCCCGAAAAATGCCTCTTAGAGCAGGGCTACATATGCATGGGGCCAGCGACCAGGGAGGGGTGTGGAGCCGTTTGCACGAGGGCGGGGGTGCCGTGCAGAGGCTGCATGGGCCCCGGACCAAACGTTTTAGACCAGGGAGCAAAGATGCTCAGCGCCTTAGCGAGCATAGTGGACTACGAGTCGGTTAGCCCAGAGGAGCTTGTTCAATCAGTCAAAGACGTTGTGGGTACGTTCTCAAAGTTTACCTTACCGTCCTCGATAATACCGAAAGCCGTGTCTAAAAAGAAGTAG
- a CDS encoding hydrogenase iron-sulfur subunit, with the protein MSDDFEPKILGIFCNWCSYAGADMAGTSRMQYPPNVRIIRVLCSGRVDPQFVLKAFELGADGVLVAGCHPGDCHYVKGNYRAERRIALLREMLKQLGIEPERLMLRWISASEGAELVKTVEEFVNILKELGPSPLRKAK; encoded by the coding sequence TTGTCAGACGACTTTGAACCCAAAATACTAGGCATATTTTGCAATTGGTGCTCGTACGCTGGCGCCGACATGGCTGGGACTAGTAGAATGCAGTACCCCCCAAACGTGAGAATTATTAGAGTGCTCTGCAGCGGTAGGGTTGACCCTCAATTCGTGCTCAAGGCTTTCGAGCTGGGTGCTGACGGCGTCCTAGTTGCGGGCTGCCACCCCGGAGACTGCCACTACGTGAAAGGAAATTACAGGGCTGAGCGTAGAATAGCGTTGCTAAGGGAGATGCTTAAACAGTTAGGGATTGAGCCGGAAAGACTTATGTTAAGGTGGATTTCAGCTAGTGAGGGCGCAGAGCTTGTGAAAACCGTTGAGGAGTTCGTTAACATTTTAAAGGAGCTCGGACCAAGCCCGCTCCGAAAAGCTAAGTAG
- a CDS encoding 2-phosphosulfolactate phosphatase: MIVRLAFGAEGALRAALKGHILVVVDTLRASTTVTTILENGGVGVVPALTIEEAVGKARELLRTRGVGVLLAGERRGLKIPGFDFGNSPLEFTRDVVEGKIVVLTTTNFTQAVCQAMGAPAVFAGCLRNASAVAEAAGSEATKTGRKLTVVHVGRRGEFSPEDYVTACVIKCFVEGREPPDYKECVLNSPSAKELASIGLWRDVEYCSQLNASSVVPVIKGGMFVEY; the protein is encoded by the coding sequence ATGATAGTTAGGTTGGCATTCGGCGCCGAAGGCGCTCTAAGAGCCGCATTGAAGGGGCACATATTGGTTGTAGTGGACACGCTGAGAGCCAGTACCACAGTTACAACAATACTAGAAAATGGAGGCGTGGGCGTCGTCCCAGCGCTCACTATTGAAGAAGCTGTAGGAAAGGCGAGGGAGCTTTTGAGGACTCGAGGGGTTGGCGTCCTGCTGGCGGGCGAGAGGCGAGGGCTGAAGATCCCCGGCTTCGATTTCGGCAACTCCCCATTGGAGTTTACCCGTGACGTCGTTGAGGGAAAGATAGTAGTCTTGACCACCACTAACTTCACGCAAGCGGTCTGCCAGGCGATGGGGGCTCCAGCCGTATTTGCAGGCTGCCTGAGGAACGCTTCTGCTGTGGCTGAAGCAGCTGGAAGTGAGGCTACTAAGACTGGGAGGAAGCTCACTGTGGTCCACGTCGGGAGGAGAGGGGAGTTTAGCCCGGAGGACTATGTGACGGCGTGCGTTATAAAGTGCTTTGTCGAAGGAAGGGAGCCACCGGACTACAAAGAGTGCGTCTTGAACTCGCCGAGCGCCAAAGAACTCGCCTCCATAGGACTCTGGAGGGATGTCGAGTACTGCTCCCAGCTAAACGCGAGCAGCGTGGTGCCTGTGATTAAAGGCGGCATGTTCGTCGAGTACTAG
- a CDS encoding phosphosulfolactate synthase, whose amino-acid sequence MCPQLFELSLVKRCSKPRSRGLTLVIDRGIGVSEMRSVLEAAGEYVDLWKFGWCTWLIMPLNVVKEKIKLCEEFGVMALPGGSSVEAAYARDKVEEFLSFLRELGFSSLEISNGIVRMNVEEKLGLLRLAKRFGFNPVITEVGKKKPEEDASIPLTERVELMKRELEAGADYVVVEARESGIGIGPYDAKGDVKKDFVESIVQAVPHEKIIWEAPLRSQQVWLIKRFGPDVNLGNIHPEDVVSLETLRLGLRGDTMPDLLLKGLK is encoded by the coding sequence ATGTGTCCCCAGTTGTTTGAGCTCTCCCTCGTGAAGCGGTGCTCAAAACCTAGGTCGCGCGGTTTAACTTTGGTAATCGACCGTGGTATTGGTGTGTCGGAAATGCGTAGTGTTTTGGAGGCTGCGGGCGAGTACGTTGACCTTTGGAAGTTTGGCTGGTGCACTTGGCTCATCATGCCCCTGAATGTTGTGAAGGAGAAGATTAAGCTTTGTGAGGAGTTTGGGGTGATGGCGCTCCCAGGCGGATCGAGCGTGGAGGCTGCCTACGCCAGAGATAAGGTTGAGGAGTTTCTTTCTTTCCTGCGCGAGTTAGGTTTTTCCTCGCTTGAAATCTCGAACGGAATTGTTAGAATGAATGTTGAAGAAAAGCTTGGACTGCTAAGGCTGGCTAAAAGGTTTGGCTTTAACCCTGTGATCACCGAGGTTGGAAAGAAGAAGCCAGAGGAGGACGCATCCATCCCCCTCACGGAAAGAGTTGAGCTGATGAAGCGTGAACTCGAAGCCGGGGCTGACTACGTTGTTGTCGAAGCAAGGGAGAGCGGCATCGGAATAGGGCCCTATGACGCGAAGGGGGACGTGAAGAAGGACTTTGTCGAGTCAATCGTGCAAGCCGTTCCACACGAGAAGATCATATGGGAGGCTCCACTAAGGTCTCAACAAGTGTGGCTGATTAAGAGGTTTGGTCCAGACGTTAACCTTGGTAACATTCACCCGGAGGACGTGGTGTCGCTCGAAACGTTGCGTCTCGGGCTCAGAGGGGATACGATGCCAGACCTCCTCTTAAAGGGGTTGAAATGA